The nucleotide window TTGGTTGCTGGTTATATTCTGTTTGTTGACTGGTTGCTGGTTACACAAATATGTCcaatttgtgaaaattcattgagttGTATACTTATAATTTATGTACTTTTCTACAGAAatgttatatttcaattaaaGTATGGAAAAAGAGACTATTAGAAGGACATATACTAAAATGCTAACAGTAAATATCTCTGGTTGGTGGGAACATgagtatttttaagattttttgacATGTTCTTATATATTCCAACCCAATAATAGTAAAGTCTTATTATTTGAGTCTGAATAAAATATCACTGCTTAACAAATGAATTGAGTCTAAGTGAGCATTACAATTTTAGATATAAAgggataaatataaaaagttgggTATAACTACCACAATGTTATATCTATACCTCATCCAGAAATGAGACTTTCCATATGTGAGTTTTCTGTGTAATTACATTATTACTTTGAATACCAACCCTTTTAAAACCATGGTATGTATCTTCTGGATTCAAAATTCTATAATAGACATTTATCTACCTTCTTAAGCAGAAGTTAACTTTTTGATGAGTCTATGTCATTAATGATTATACTATACAGTGAAGAATTTGAGAACAATTATGACATCTAGGGCTTTTTGTCCTTGCACCAAATGCCCTAAAAGAACTATAGTATTTTAATTCTAATGTCAGTTTTGAATATTGTTTCCATCTCCTTCCCTTTGAAGTGTCTCCCAATTGTCCCTTCTTGCTGCTATAATATCTTCTACCTGACTTCTAGTATTTCTCATCCTTCTTAATTTTCTGCCTTTACTATCCATTGGcctggaaaaataaatgactagTCTCATTtgaaaagttgtttaaaaaaagcataattatgagtaaagaaaaaaaacacaatgatATACCACAACACACCCACCAAAATGCCTACAATTAAACAGAATGATAATAACACATGTAGACAAGAGAACACAGAGCAATAGAAACTCTCGTACACTACTGGTGGGGGTGTAAACTGGtgcaagaattttgaaaaattctttggCAATAtctatgaaaactaaaaatactcaTACTTCTGATCAAGCAATTCCATTCATAGACTTATTTCCAACATGAATATACTCATGAACCCAAAGACATGTGCAAAAAtgtttcatagcagcattattcataatagccacaaACTGGAAAAGAGGTAAATGTCCATCGACAGTTGACAGGATAAATTTTAGTACATATTCATACAATGGTAAACTATatagtaatgaaaataaacaaactactGCCATACATGATGTGGATAAATAACACAACATAGTGGGAGTTTGTTGGAAAAAGAGCGATACTAATAAATACATGCTGTCTAATTCTATTGATATTTAAAGTTTGGGCACAGACAAAAATTAATCTGTGATGCTAGAAGTCAGAATAGGGGTTTCCTTTCAGAACAAATGAGAGGAAAGATATTGGGAGAAAGTTCCATGGGAGCTTCTGAGATGCTGGTAATGATTTATTTCTTGATTGGCACTGTGGTCAGATAGTATGttaaatttatcataatttataaaGCTCTACATTCATGATGTGTGCATTTTAATCTGTGTAtgtcatattttggtaataaACTAAAAATACCTTATTAAAATTATGCTGAAGACAAACAATtgtatggaaaaatattcaaatgttttaaaagtataaaaaagaggTCAGAAAGTATCAAGAAGTTCATAATGGAGAGTATGATCCCATCTTTTTACATCACATTTAAACAAAGTAGAAAACATGCCATATGTCACAGTCACAGGCACAGCTCCTTTGTTATTTGTTTAGCAATAACTAGAACTTTTTGGAGACTTGTGGAATAGAAATGGCTGAGACTAGAAGTGTAGTCCAATGTGGCCAGGGAACAGATTTCATGGAAGGATGTACTTGGGGATAAAGATAGAGAGCCAAGTGGGGACTAATTTGTTAAGGGTTTAAATGCTGTGGAATGGGATTAGAATGTTATTTCAGAGGTAAGATATTATCATTGAATGTTGTTCTTCTTTATTAGATGGAGAGTGGTGGTAATAGGAGGTCAAACTCATGAGCTGGTTTCAGGGggaaaattttttgtttaaaactgAAGAGATTAAAACTCCTCTTCGAATTTGCCTCTGGGAAGCACCTAAGACAAGGAGCCCTTCTGGAGAAGGGGAAAGACCAGGGTGAGAGACTCCATCAGATCTGATCTCGCTCATACCTTTGTAGCAGCTCGGAAGATGATGCTGCTTTTGGAAACATTCTCCCAAGGAAGGATCAGCACACAAACCATATATTTCTACCTTGTAAAACATACACATTCATTTGTATAAACATTGATCTCTTTAGCCAAGTTTGACCAAATCCATTGTCCTGAACTACCCACATTTGTCTTGTAGAAAGCGCCTGGGATGTAGAAAATGTCAGAGGTGAGTTGCCCCGACATGTGAAGTTACTGGCCTCTGAAGGAATTCCAGGGCACAGGATTACTTAAGGTATCAGTATTCATTACCATCAAGAATTTaaggaaaggccgggcgcggtggctcacgcctgtaatcctagcactctgggaggccgaggagggtggatcactcgaggtcagcagttcgagaccagcctgagcaagagtgagacccgtctctactaaaaatagaaagaaattatatggacaactaaaatatatatatacaaaaaattagccaggcatggtggcgcatgcctgtagtcccagctactcgggaggctgagacaggaggatagcttaagtccaggagtttgaggttgctgtgagctagactgatgctacggcactcactgtagcccgggcaacaaagcaagactctgtctcaaaaaaaaaaaaaaaaaaaaagaatttaaggaagGATTTCAATTGTGGCTGCCGATGGCAATCTTATATAAACTTTTTCTCTTCCCAATGCTCTACGTATTCCTTGATGATTGAAGGCTAGGATTACAGCTTTGCTTTAGTCCAACGGTTTTGTAGCACTTCCAGAAAATAAAGTAGCTGACCCCTCTCTTCCTGGCCAAAGTGTTTGGATTATGCCTCCCCAAACACCCATGTacacttacacacatacacatgcatgaaCAACCCCTGAATGAACAGGCCCTATTCTCGTGCTACCATTTCCACCCTGTGGGGCCACAATCAGTTCTAACTTCAAAAAATGAAGAACAGGAAATCCAATTGTTCCTGTCTAGACACCTTCATACTCATCTCCCATCCATCCTAGCATACTAGCTCTAGCCACCCTGAGTGACTGGCTTTATTTTGTACTTTCACTCCCATGGGCCTTTCCTGTTGCTGTTCCCTCACACTAGAATGCCCCTATAAACCCTTCTCATCTTTTTCGTCACTTACAGCTCAACTTCTTCTTCAGGCAACTTCCCCCAATCTAAGACACCCCAGACTAAGATGTAATTCATTGCTTACTCCTTCTTCTGTGTTTGTACTATATGTTAATTGACCCTCCCTCAGAGCACCCATTTCCATCTATTTTACACGAGTCATGTTTAATAAATAGGGCTAAAGGTCAGATGTACTTATTCTTAAGACTGACaaacctgggtttaaatcctggtcTCTTTCACTTGTTGCTGCTTGACTTTGGACAGGTAAATTCACCTCCCTGAcccagtttactcatctgtaaaataaggatcaTTAACAGTAGCTACCTCTTAGCTAAGATTATATGATTTAATATGAAAAGAGCAAAAGCACCagaaacagtgcctggtatatagtaacTGTTCCATACGTGTTAGCTCTCATTGATATTACCCTGTTTGAACCTATCTCAGAATGTAAGCTTCACACAAAAAGGAATAATCATTATGTTTGTCCTCTGATGTACCCCTAATACCCAGCACTGAGCCTGGCATGTGGCACGTGGTCAAGAAATATCTGTTGAGTGAGTGGCTGCATTAATGAATCTGTAAAATAACTGTCATCACTAgcatcctcctccttctcctctgtgAATCCTCTACTGCCTATTAGCATGATTCTTTATACCCCACAGAAAAACGTCAAGTGAAGCATCATTGAACACCTCCCATTCTCTCGCCCCTTTGCTTTATCTCTGCTACCGCCTTTCTTGAATTCGCTTCTCTAACAAGTTTGAGTTCAGCTGCAACCACTTCAACCAGCCTCGCTTGCCCGGCAGGGCGGGAGTGGAAGACTGGGAGTGGGGCGTGGCCACCACGTCGCAGAGCCTGATTGCGCCTGCGTAGCTTGCGGCAAAGCTAAAAGCTCTGAGGCTTGCGGTCATTGCTGGCTAGTGCTCGTGTAGGAAGATCGCTCCCCAGATCTCACTTCTGACCCGCCCAGCTCCTGGGTCTCGGGCTTCGGCTTTGTGCCGAGGCACCAACACACGTACCGTCCTCTCTCCGACTGATCGCTGACCTCCCCCTTCCGCTCCTGTCTCCTGGAACCATGTCTCTGGTAAGCCAGAATGCGCGCCACGGCAGCGCAGAGACCACCGCAGATTACAGCGACGGCCTGGGTGAAATGCAGGCTACTAACGCCTCTGGGCCCCCCATCTCCATGCTAGTCCCTGATGCCCCCCAGGGCCTTCGGGCGCCATTCAACCCTCAGGGTGCCAGTGCTTCCCAGGCTGCTCAGCACCCGAATGACCTCGAGGTCCTGATCGAAGAGCAGTCCCGACGTTTGGGGGCGCTCAGGGTCCACGACCCTCTAGAAGACAGGTCAATTGCTTTGGTGAATTTCATGCGAATGAAAAGCCAAACTGAGGGGTCTATCCAGCAGTCAGAGATGCTGGAGTTTCTCAGAGAATACTCAGATCAGTTCCCTGAGATACTCAGACGAGCTTCAGCTTACCTGGACCGGGTCTTTGGGTTGAACCTGAGGGTTCTTGATCCTCAGGCCGAAACCTACAACTTAGTCAGCAAGCGGGGTCCTCAGACCACGGATCGGATAGCAGAGTCCCTGGACATGCCAAAGGCAGGTCTCCTGGCCCTGGTCCTAGGTCACATCCTCCTGAATGGCAACCGGGCAAGAGAGGCCTCCGTTTGGGACCTGCTGCTAAAAGTTGATATGTTGGATGAGCCTCAGAGGATCAACAACCTTTATGGGAACACAAGGAACCTCCTTACTACTGACTTTGTGCGTATGCGATTCTTGGAGTACTGGCCAGTATATGGCACTAATCCCCTTGAATTTGAGTTCTTGTGGGGCTCTAGAGCCCACAGGGAAATCACAAAGATGGAAGCCCTGAAGTTTGTGGCAGAGGCCCATGATGAAGAACCCTGGAGCTGGCCAGAAGAGTATAACAAGGCCATCGAGGCTGACAAGGCCAAAGAAAGAAGCCAGGCTGCTGGCTTAGAGTTTTGGTCAGAGGACACTATGAATGATAAGGCAAATGATTTGGTACAGTTAGCCATTAATGTCACTGAGGAATTGCTGCCAATACATCAGGATGAGCTATTGGCTCACACTGGCAAAGAATTCGAGGATGTGTTCCCAAATATCCTCAGTCGAGCTACTCTAATCCTTGATCTGTTCTATGGGTTCTCTCTGATTGAGGTTGATACCAGTGAGCACATCTACCTCCTTGTCCAGCAACCAGAATCAGAAGAAGAGCAAGTGATGCTAGAGAGCCTGGGGAGACCCACTCAAGAATATGTGATGCCGATCCTAGGTTTGATCTTCCTGATGGGCAACCGTGTCAAAGAAGCCAATGTCTGGAACTTGCTTCGGAGATTTAGTGTGGATGTAGGGAGAAAGCATGCCATCACCTGTAAGCTTATGAGACAGCGCTACCTGGAATGCAGGCCGCTGTCTTACTCTAATCCAGTTGAATATGAGCTTCTATGGGGTCCTCGAGCTCACCTTGAAACCACCAAAATGAAAGCCTTGGAGTACATGGCCAGGCTCTACAGAAAGAGACCACAGGACTGGCCAGAGCAATATAGGGAGGCTATGGAAGATGAGGAGGCCAGAGCCAGATCTGAGGCAACTGCCATGTTCTTCTTTGGCCCCATGTGAAGATGTATCACTTCAGCTTAATGGCATCAGTTAGAAGGGCCTTGGGAAAATGGGCACTGGGGCCCCAAATCAGAATTCTGgaagggttggggtggggagtaCACACTGTGCTTGCTGTCTGTGTTCCAGTTCTAAtagtatttccttccttttaatatACCTCTGAATTAGGTTTATAATCAATGTTTATAAGTGAAATTGCTCATTTGCCATCCCTTTCTTGTTTCAGTATAAAAATTCACATAGCTGTGTAAAATGTATTGGTAATATTTACATCTTTGAAATAATCAGTAAAATGATCTGGTATTGGACTTAATTTACAATAACAACACacacataacaaaaacaaacacaaaatgatctgtgtttgccttctctttgtgtcttctgctatgtatatatatattttaaaagactgtcATTTAACTGTATTGGCTTCACTGTTCCTGAGtgtagtgaaaaataaaagcataatgaaTTATACACTG belongs to Eulemur rufifrons isolate Redbay chromosome 30, OSU_ERuf_1, whole genome shotgun sequence and includes:
- the MAGEE2 gene encoding melanoma-associated antigen E2; its protein translation is MSLVSQNARHGSAETTADYSDGLGEMQATNASGPPISMLVPDAPQGLRAPFNPQGASASQAAQHPNDLEVLIEEQSRRLGALRVHDPLEDRSIALVNFMRMKSQTEGSIQQSEMLEFLREYSDQFPEILRRASAYLDRVFGLNLRVLDPQAETYNLVSKRGPQTTDRIAESLDMPKAGLLALVLGHILLNGNRAREASVWDLLLKVDMLDEPQRINNLYGNTRNLLTTDFVRMRFLEYWPVYGTNPLEFEFLWGSRAHREITKMEALKFVAEAHDEEPWSWPEEYNKAIEADKAKERSQAAGLEFWSEDTMNDKANDLVQLAINVTEELLPIHQDELLAHTGKEFEDVFPNILSRATLILDLFYGFSLIEVDTSEHIYLLVQQPESEEEQVMLESLGRPTQEYVMPILGLIFLMGNRVKEANVWNLLRRFSVDVGRKHAITCKLMRQRYLECRPLSYSNPVEYELLWGPRAHLETTKMKALEYMARLYRKRPQDWPEQYREAMEDEEARARSEATAMFFFGPM